The genomic segment CATACATTGCATCACATTTACGGCCTAGGTATGCAACCCACTGGTTGAATGCGGCAACAGGTATATCTTTTCGCGAAGTGTAACCTGTGATCATTTTACGTTCTGTCTTAGTAAAGGTATTGTCCCACTCAAGCTGTTCAAGGTAATCTTTTTCATATTTGAAGCATTGGGGTTTAGTGTGCATTGAGCTAGTAGTTTTGGCTTTTCGTACTTTCCCACCAATGGTGTTATCCAACTTTACCGTTAGAAAACCGATAATATCAGGTGCTAAATTTTCGTCAAAAGTAAATATTTGCTTCCAATTTTTAGGCAATAAACCAAACTCTTTAGCAAGGATTTCGTTAAAAGCAGCCCAATTGTATTTAGAACCTAAACGTTTAAATTGTTCATCTTTAATTTCTTTAATCAACGATTCTATACGTGTTCGTAAGGCTGGGTTAGCACCGATGCTATTGGGCGGTAACGGCAGTTCAATTTTAATTGCTCGTGGGCTATTCACCGTAACATTACTGGAAATTTGGGTATTGTTATTACCTTGAATTGTCTGAGAAACTCCACCGTCATTACTAATTTGTTGGTTGCCGTCACCAACAATTGATTGAGTTTTAAATAATTGAACCACGTTGTTACGAGGCTTAGCCTTACTCAGGGCTTCTTTTATCTTATCTTTAGTCTTCTGCTCAAAATCCATTGGCATTGGTACTACTCCTGCTACTTAATTATCCAATACTTAAAATCCAGCAACTTTTAACATCGGTATGATGTTTTCTTTCGTCGGTATTTCTTTTTTTAATAAAGCTTCCATTAGCAAAGCCTCTATGACGATACCTTTGCTAGCAGCAGGTAATTCCAAGTTCTGCTCATTGAGTAGGTCTTCTAGTACATGAACTATTACCGATAATTTACCTTCAAAATCAAAATATGGGCGCTCGTTTTGTAATGCTTTGGTTGTCTCTTTAGCATTAAGCGAACGAATCCCAGTTACGACAAATTGAACATCGAAGC from the Gammaproteobacteria bacterium genome contains:
- a CDS encoding helix-turn-helix transcriptional regulator, translated to MQSFLLVERNRLEISQKKVFDEVGVNKATYYRWEQGNPIPSSKLALLAKLGFDVQFVVTGIRSLNAKETTKALQNERPYFDFEGKLSVIVHVLEDLLNEQNLELPAASKGIVIEALLMEALLKKEIPTKENIIPMLKVAGF